The genomic window GGTATTTGGGCAATCATGGGCGGAATACTGGAGATCGCCGGATCGATCCGCTTGCGCAAACTCGATGGCGCAGCGCATTGGGGCTTGCTTCTCTTCGCCGGAATCGTGGAGCTTCTGTTCGGCCTGGTGCTGGTGTTCTCGCCGGTCAGCGGCATTCTGTCTATCGTGTGGCTCATCGGTGTTTTCGCTCTTCTCTTCGGCATTCTGTTCGTCGTCAGTGCGTTCCAGGTGCGGTCGGCGGCGAAGAAGGCAGGGATAGTTTCCTGACACCGGCCGATTGGCCAACAGCGCCGCATGTGTGTGTTAATGGCGGTTGGTTCGGCCCTGTGTGGCCGCGGACGACGAAGGATGGATCGGGAACAGCTATGGCACTGATTTCTCTGAAGACACGGCGGTCTTTCGCTGCATCGGGTTCATCTCGAAAGGTGATCACTCGGTTGTCCCTTGCGGCCGTGATCACTGCTTTCGGAGCAGCCTCGCTGGTGACGCCGGCTCAGGCGGCCCCGTTGTGGCCGGGTGGACCGGAACTGCCCGGCGTCGGTTCTTCCGATCCGGGGCAACCCGCGCCCGCTCCGGCGCCGCAGATTCAGCGACTCGCCCCGGCGAACTTCGCCGATCCCTCGATCAGCCCGAACGGTGGCGAGGTCGTCGGCGTCGCACAGCCGATCGCGATCCGGTTCACCGAATCGATCGGTGACCGCGGAGCCGCGGAAGCTGCCATCCGCGTCACCACCTCACCGTCGGTCGACGGACACTTCTACTGGATCAACGACACCCAGGTGCGCTGGTTGCCGAACGAGTTCTATCCGGCACACACCCAGGTGACCGTCGAAGCAGGCGGCGCCCGCGCCGACTTCTCTACCGGAGACTCCGTCATCACCACCGCCGACGACGCCACCAAGACCATCACCGTCACGCGCAACGGCGAGGTGGTGCGCACCATGCCGACTTCGTTCGGCAAGTCGGGCCACGAGACGCCGAACGGCACCTACCTCGTCGGCGAGAAGTTCCGGGACATGTACATGGACTCGTCCACCTACGGCGTCCCGGTCGACTCCGCGGAGGGCTACCGCACCTACGTCGAGTACGCCACGCGAATTTCGTACAGCGGCATCTTCGTTCACGCCGCGCCGTGGTCCGTCGACTCGCAGGGCTACGAGAACGTCAGCCACGGTTGCCTCAACGTCAGCACCGAGGACGGCAAGTGGTTCTTCGAGAACGCTCAGAAGGGCGACCCGGTCGTGGTGACGAACACCGCGGGCGGCACCCTCAGCGGATCCGACGGATTGGGCGACTGGAACCGCTGACGCCTGGTAATCGATCGCAGGGATGGCCGATGTGGCTGAAATGTGTTGGTGCGTGATGTAGTTTCAGTCACATGACACAGGTCACACCCCAGATGTTGGTTCTGCGATCGATTCCCCGTCCGACCCCGTTCATCATCCGTTAGCCGCGGGTAAGAACAGTCCCCGCAGTGAGTACAACAACGGAACGAG from Rhodococcus sp. P1Y includes these protein-coding regions:
- a CDS encoding L,D-transpeptidase — translated: MALISLKTRRSFAASGSSRKVITRLSLAAVITAFGAASLVTPAQAAPLWPGGPELPGVGSSDPGQPAPAPAPQIQRLAPANFADPSISPNGGEVVGVAQPIAIRFTESIGDRGAAEAAIRVTTSPSVDGHFYWINDTQVRWLPNEFYPAHTQVTVEAGGARADFSTGDSVITTADDATKTITVTRNGEVVRTMPTSFGKSGHETPNGTYLVGEKFRDMYMDSSTYGVPVDSAEGYRTYVEYATRISYSGIFVHAAPWSVDSQGYENVSHGCLNVSTEDGKWFFENAQKGDPVVVTNTAGGTLSGSDGLGDWNR